A DNA window from Candidatus Bathyarchaeota archaeon contains the following coding sequences:
- a CDS encoding DNA-directed RNA polymerase, which produces MFKLITLQDTIRIPPETFGNPLETVGREQVKAKYEGIVDEELGYVIAVTAIEVSPIGKIIPGDGATYHKVNFSLLTFYPIIQEVVEGDVVEIADFGAFVRIGPVDALLHVSQLMDDYISYDEKQGVLLGKETKRKLTSSDQVRVRITAVSMGRAGSSGKIGVTARQPFLGKLDWLKESPEKKAEEAKAKAE; this is translated from the coding sequence ATGTTTAAACTCATTACGTTGCAGGATACTATCCGTATTCCACCTGAAACCTTTGGCAACCCACTAGAGACAGTGGGCAGGGAACAGGTTAAAGCAAAATATGAAGGAATAGTGGACGAAGAATTAGGCTACGTTATAGCCGTAACAGCAATAGAAGTAAGTCCTATAGGCAAAATCATTCCAGGTGACGGCGCAACATACCACAAAGTAAACTTTTCACTACTCACCTTCTACCCAATAATCCAAGAAGTCGTAGAAGGCGACGTGGTTGAAATCGCAGACTTTGGCGCTTTTGTACGCATCGGGCCAGTCGACGCCTTACTCCACGTTTCACAGCTAATGGATGATTACATTTCCTATGACGAAAAACAAGGCGTTCTGCTTGGCAAAGAAACCAAACGCAAACTAACCAGCAGCGACCAAGTGCGCGTCAGAATAACAGCAGTTTCAATGGGCAGAGCTGGAAGCAGCGGCAAAATCGGTGTAACCGCAAGACAACCCTTCCTTGGCAAACTTGACTGGCTTAAAGAAAGTCCCGAAAAGAAAGCTGAAGAAGCCAAAGCAAAAGCAGAATAA
- a CDS encoding DNA-directed RNA polymerase, subunit E'' translates to MSEKACANCHFITKENVCPKCKSTNFSEDFSGLVVMFDPEESAIAQAMNIKEKGRYALKVR, encoded by the coding sequence ATGAGCGAAAAAGCATGTGCAAACTGCCATTTTATCACTAAAGAAAACGTGTGCCCCAAATGCAAATCCACAAACTTTAGCGAGGACTTTAGCGGGTTAGTTGTAATGTTTGACCCTGAAGAGTCAGCCATTGCACAAGCCATGAACATTAAAGAAAAAGGACGATACGCACTAAAAGTCCGATAA
- a CDS encoding DNA-binding protein encodes MSVAPKKEPLKVILDSNALFVPLQFRIDIFEEVRRLLNRNVEFILLSAVKEELGFLTAKGSPQAQKKAFYALKLAEKCKFVAVDAPKSMQVDDVIAKVAKDWHLPVFTNDSALRQKLRDISVTVIYVRQKSRLELDGLI; translated from the coding sequence ATGTCAGTTGCGCCAAAGAAAGAACCGCTTAAGGTTATTTTGGACTCTAATGCCTTGTTTGTTCCGCTCCAGTTCAGAATTGACATTTTTGAGGAAGTGCGGCGGCTTCTGAATCGTAATGTAGAGTTTATTTTGCTTTCTGCTGTCAAAGAGGAGCTTGGCTTTCTCACAGCAAAGGGTTCGCCTCAAGCCCAAAAAAAAGCTTTTTATGCGCTGAAGCTTGCTGAGAAATGCAAATTTGTGGCCGTGGATGCGCCAAAATCGATGCAAGTTGATGATGTCATCGCTAAGGTTGCAAAAGATTGGCATTTGCCTGTTTTCACCAATGATAGCGCACTGAGGCAGAAGCTAAGAGATATAAGTGTGACGGTTATTTATGTGAGGCAAAAATCGCGATTAGAACTTGACGGGTTGATATAA
- the rps24e gene encoding 30S ribosomal protein S24e produces the protein MEIKIVSIKENPLLKRKEVSFTIVHASKEKTPERLAARKAVAIEMKVGDEVVFIKKMNTKTGTNITQGIANVYQKVDDANKIEPEYIKKRNSPPKPKEENA, from the coding sequence ATGGAAATCAAAATAGTATCAATTAAGGAAAACCCGCTTCTGAAACGCAAAGAAGTAAGCTTTACAATAGTTCATGCTTCAAAAGAGAAAACCCCCGAACGCCTAGCCGCAAGAAAAGCAGTAGCTATCGAAATGAAAGTCGGCGACGAGGTTGTCTTCATCAAAAAAATGAACACAAAAACAGGAACAAACATTACGCAGGGAATTGCGAATGTTTACCAAAAAGTGGACGACGCCAACAAAATTGAACCCGAATACATCAAAAAACGTAACAGTCCA
- a CDS encoding GTP-dependent dephospho-CoA kinase family protein gives MAVTHKITVELRVKLKQPFGTLIKGSPEQTMMQLKEILLKEKPPKLISVGDTVTKNIHENNVPVNVSVIDNKCMRKNLQPQKITGQAVYAKNPQGTITDEAVFAIKRALESNEHVYVVVDGEEDLLTLVAVSVAPENSLIVYGQPYEGIVLVRASPQKKAEATDFLEAMQISTKS, from the coding sequence ATGGCTGTCACCCACAAAATCACGGTGGAACTGCGCGTTAAACTAAAGCAACCTTTCGGCACCCTTATCAAAGGCAGCCCAGAGCAGACTATGATGCAGCTAAAAGAGATTCTATTAAAAGAAAAACCGCCCAAACTTATTTCTGTGGGAGACACCGTAACCAAAAACATTCACGAAAACAATGTTCCCGTTAACGTTTCAGTTATAGATAACAAGTGTATGCGCAAAAACCTGCAACCCCAAAAAATCACTGGGCAAGCAGTTTATGCCAAAAATCCTCAAGGCACAATAACTGACGAAGCAGTTTTTGCAATAAAACGCGCCTTAGAAAGCAATGAGCACGTTTACGTGGTTGTGGACGGCGAAGAAGACTTGCTCACTTTGGTTGCTGTTTCTGTTGCGCCTGAAAACTCTCTGATAGTGTATGGACAGCCTTACGAGGGCATAGTTTTAGTTAGAGCGTCGCCTCAGAAAAAAGCAGAAGCTACAGATTTCTTAGAAGCGATGCAAATTTCCACGAAAAGCTAA